The genomic DNA CCTCGCAAAATGTGACATCCTTTCACTTAAAATGTGACAAATTTAAAAACGCTGAATCCCTTGCGGGACAAGGGAAGTAAGTGACTTTTTGGAATGGTATGTTAAATTCTACCCCCATGTTATAAAACGGGGGTAGATTGCGTGGGTGGGACAAGCCCACCCACGCACGCCCAGCAACACTTGAAATATCCGTTGCTACTTACGTTACACGTATAAAAAGAGGTGTGCGCCTTAAGGCGCCACCCCTTTTTATACGACGAAGTGAGCAACAATTTCTAGCTGTCGCTGGTCTTGATACTAATAGATTTTTCTAATCGCAAAATTCGTTTCTTCAATTCTGCATTCTCTTGTAATGCCTTTTTAGTTAATTCAATTAATTTTTTGGTATCTGCTTTGTTCTCTTCAAATGCCCTTTTCGATAGTGAGATCTCTTCTCTGGTTATTTTTCCTTTTTCTGACATAAAAATATCATAAATTGCTTTATCTAACCCAATACTCTTTGATCTCAAATAAACTAAGTGCTTGAACTGTTCAACTTGAGCAAAACTAAAAACTTTATAACTATAGTTACGTCCATTCCGATTTTTTGCGTATCTACGTTCAAATTTTGTATCGGTTAATTTTTCGATTTTACTTGCCCAAGTTTTTAAAGTTTTCAATGAAATATTATTATTCAATTCATTAATAACATCTTTATAATCATACATAGAAATAATTCCTTACCTTAGAAATATTTACACAGTTTTTTATTTTTGTTTTAATAATATACAAGTGACGAAAGGAGTAATATTTAAATGAAACTAGAATCTATAATGAATTACTTATACTACCTATTTTTTATTGCATTAGTACCGATCCTCCCTTCTATTTTAGTACTAGTAGTCACTAATTTTACTTATTTGTATATTCAAAAAACTATAATTAATTGGACCTTAATCACGTTGATATTCTATTTTTTGCCTACTGTATTTCTAACAGTTTATTTTCTGAAAAAGTGGAATAAAAAAAATAGTTTTCTTTTTTCTAATATATTCTCTCTTGGATCCCAGAAGTTTATTTTTGACAAAAATAAACTTAAGCAAGTGATTGAAATTACTACACTTTTGTTTACTTTTATAATATTGATGTGCAAAATATTCACTTTTAAAGGGCTAACTAATCCCTTTGACGCATACTTTTTTGCTATATATCCACTAAACTGTGGATTTAAAATTTGGGAATACTCAGCAAAAAAAGCTAATTATTTCCCTCATAGAAAGTATAAATAAATACTAGAAACTCAGATTAAAGTTTATCATCTAAACTATTTAGCAATTCCTTTTGTAACTCAAGCTCTTGATCAATCTCAGCAAGAGCTTCTTTATCTATATGCTTAGAAAGATTGTTTGTTACCTCTTCTTTAATCGTTTCAGGAATACTTTCATAACCTAATTCTTCACTGATTTTTACAAATTCAGAAATGAAATCAAAATCTTCTGGAACTTGTGGACTATAAAATTCACGAGCAATCTCGCCCCCACGTGCGACATATCCTCGACCATAAACTTTTTTTCCTAGAACATTCTCTACATACTTGAATTTTTTATTCTTGTTTTCGTCTCCAAAAATCATTAATAGACCTGTTTCAGATAATCTGCCGACAGACATTCGAAACATAAACTGATCTCTTAATGCTGTTTTGATAAACTCACCATCTGGACGTTGCATGGCTACAATGAAAAAGATGCCACATTGACGTGCTTTTAAAATCAATTGAGTTAAATATTCATCGACTTCCCCATCTGTCTTATAATCTGTTCCGATTTCGGCTCTAAACGCTGCAAATTCATCGATAATGACAAATTTTGGTCTCATACCATAGTAGACATAGTTTTTTCCCATTTTATATTCTGCATGCTTGTTCATCGTTTCAAAACGTGTATTCATTAATTCAACTGTCATTTGTAGGCATTTGGTAATATCTTCTTTGCCTGTGTGTACTTTCCCAGAAAATAGTGGTAACTTGCCCAAAGCCATCAAATCACTATTTTTAGGATCACAAATTTCAATATCACCAATTCGACAAAGTGCGTAAATCAAGGAGAGTAATGTGAAGGTCTTACCTCCACCTGTTCCGCCACCCAATAGTAAATGTGGTTCCTTGTCAAAATACCAATATAAACCTTTCATCAGTTGAACTTTTTCTTTATCTGCTTGCATCTCTTTAATGGATATACGCTTTGTATAAACTTCGACAGCAAGTTCATAGGTAATAAACCCTTTTTCATCTATCACGCCGATATTATCCGCATGAAAAGCCGTCTCTAAGAAACCACCGATAGCTTCAAATTTATCTTGAAACTTATTGCCCGCAGTCTCAAAAGAAACAAAAATACTTTCTTTCCCTGCTTTATAATAAATCCTAGGAAACAGGATTTTTTCTTTTGCTTTTCCATTGCTTGTTTTGCTTGTTTTTTTTGTATAGTAGCCATTGCTAATAATCATACGGGAGATCACTTGTCGTTGTTCTACTTTAGAAAAGTATCCACCATTTACAATGGATAGCCGAGTAATCATAAAAATCAAGATACTAGCCAGAGCAGTGATTCCAACTATAGTCAAAATAGGAAAGAGATACAGCTTCCAGTCGTTAATACCTTGATTCACTAATGGATAGATTTTTTTATATCCAACAAAGTAACCGACTAAAATTAAAACAGGACATAAAAAAAACACTCGATAAAGTGTTAGCAAATTTCTTGTATAGTAACGGATTCTTTTCCCTCGATACCGAAATAGTTCTTTTATTGCACTCACCTTCCTCTATTTACGCAGATATGAACGAATAAGTGGATCAGCAAAAAAACTGTGTTTCAATTGCTGGTATCCTAATTGTTGCATAGTTTCATTCACTGAAATCCGATCATTCTCATACCCTTTGATATACTGGTTACGCTCATTAAAATAGTCTTTTGCTCTTCTCCGCTCATATTTTTCAATGAACGGAAGATCTTTTCTATCAAAGTATTCAACAGAAAAGTAATTGTCCAACTTTATATATTCAATATAATAATGAACAAAATTATCTTCTGTTAGTTCCTCATCACGGTGATCAAACAAATCCAAGCGATAAATTCCAAACTTAGTGATTTGATCTTGAAGAAAAGCATAGTCTGGTCCACGTCGATTCTTGCTATAAAATTCATACCAACTTGCCTCTGCCTTCCGCAATTCTGCTTTTAATAAAGCTTTTGTGTGTTCAGAGTTTAAATCTGCAAAACTAGCTTCTTTTAGGACATATAAAACCATCTCTTCATAGCGATATAAATATTCTGATAAGCGAATCTCTTCACCTAAAAAAGTTAACTTCATTCGACATCACCTTAATCAACTAAATTCGCTCGAACCATTAATCGACCTTCAGTGCCAGCAACTGAACTATCACACGTAATTAAAGTCAAAATACCATCGCCTTCAGTATCATCAATGACATACCCATCATTAGCACTGATTTTCTTTACTTCTTTCACTTGATAGTTTGCTTGTTCGCCCTGATAGGTAAGACTGATTGCATCACCAATCTTCACGTTTTTTAGTCCACCAAATAGCAAACCACTATCTGTCATATAATGCCCTGCCAATGCAAAATTTCCTTTTCCAACTGTTTGGTTTGATTTCATTGTTCCAGCACCTACACTTAAATTACTTTGGCTGATTCCTTCAAGGATCGGTAAATTCATGTGAATACTTGGGATAGATAAACTACCAACACCAAAAGACGAAATCACTTCTTCTGTATTCACTTTCGCCATTTCTTCTACTGTTAACGGTTTGACATCTTTCCCAGTGTAATCTACACGTGAAGTATCTATAGGTAATTCAGCTTCCGCTTGTTGTCCACGTTTATCTGTTGATTTCTGCTTGCTCTTTTTTGAATCAGCCTTCAACTGAGTTTTTTCTTCCATTTTTTGAATCGCTTCAGACTGAAGAGTTCCTGTTTCTTGGTTCATTTTTTGTTGTGCATTCGTAAAATAAAAATAGCTTCCCATTCCACCAATGAATAACGCAATAATAAGGGAGAGAATACAGCCTTTCTTATGTTTCTGAAAAAATCCTTTCATATGCGACCTCCTAAAAAAGGAAGTACTTTTGACAGTACCTCCTTTATTCGCTATTAGCTATTTTTACGTTTATTTACAACATAAAGTCCTACTCCAGCTCCCATTGCAATAACAGCTACTGCTAAACCAACGAGTGCTTTTTGTTTATAGTTTTCTGACCCAGTTTGAACAATTTTTTTCGCTACATGTTTGTTGATTGCAGTATATTCAAATTTTTGTCCGTTTTCTTTTAATGTAATGCCTGTTTTTTCAAAACTTCCTTCATAACCAGTGGGCACTTTCGTTTCTTTCAAGGAATACGTATTATTTGAAACAATATCAAAAGTAATATTCCCTTCAGAGTCGGTTACTTTAACTACTTTCTTACCCTCTTCATCTGTTAAAGTAAATTCTGCACCAACTACTGCTCTCCCATTTTCATCTTTTTTATGAACAGTAATTTTCCCTTTATTTTGAGTATTTTTAGCTGTATATTCAAATACTTGTCCATTTTCTTTTACTGTAATATCTTTTTGAACAAAAGTACCGTTATAACCATTTGGGTTTTTAGTTTCTTCTACTTGATAAACATTTCCAGCTTGAATATCAAATTGAGCGAATCCATTTTTATCCGTCACTTTTTTCGTTTGTTTTCCATTTTGATCAGTTAAAGTGAATTCTGCACCTGGTAATGTTTTACCTTGTTCGTCAACTTTGTGTACCTTGATTTCCCCTTGTGCTAACGTCCAATTGACTTTCAAATTATCCACTTTGTGTTCATCTTCGACATTCACTAATGACAGTACGTTTTGTACTGAGGCATTTCCACCATATTCAAATGCGTGAACCGTCGAAATATATCCTGTTGAAGAAAGAATCAACTCACCTGTTGCAGTTGTGTCAGGTACTTGTACATAGAAAGTTTCATTTAAGGGAATATTATCTTTTGAAATCTCTTTACCTTCACTGTTTACTAAACGCATTCCAGCAATTTCTTTATTAAAAGAGATTGAAGCTTTCCCATCATGGCTCGCTGTTGTTTTAAATTCAAAATTATGATAGCCATCTTTATCAAATTTGTTTATTAGCTGTAAATCATAGGCTGTAGCTGTTGTTTCTGTGCCATTGACAGCTGCATC from Enterococcus mundtii includes the following:
- a CDS encoding cell division protein FtsK, with protein sequence MSAIKELFRYRGKRIRYYTRNLLTLYRVFFLCPVLILVGYFVGYKKIYPLVNQGINDWKLYLFPILTIVGITALASILIFMITRLSIVNGGYFSKVEQRQVISRMIISNGYYTKKTSKTSNGKAKEKILFPRIYYKAGKESIFVSFETAGNKFQDKFEAIGGFLETAFHADNIGVIDEKGFITYELAVEVYTKRISIKEMQADKEKVQLMKGLYWYFDKEPHLLLGGGTGGGKTFTLLSLIYALCRIGDIEICDPKNSDLMALGKLPLFSGKVHTGKEDITKCLQMTVELMNTRFETMNKHAEYKMGKNYVYYGMRPKFVIIDEFAAFRAEIGTDYKTDGEVDEYLTQLILKARQCGIFFIVAMQRPDGEFIKTALRDQFMFRMSVGRLSETGLLMIFGDENKNKKFKYVENVLGKKVYGRGYVARGGEIAREFYSPQVPEDFDFISEFVKISEELGYESIPETIKEEVTNNLSKHIDKEALAEIDQELELQKELLNSLDDKL
- a CDS encoding class A sortase, encoding MKGFFQKHKKGCILSLIIALFIGGMGSYFYFTNAQQKMNQETGTLQSEAIQKMEEKTQLKADSKKSKQKSTDKRGQQAEAELPIDTSRVDYTGKDVKPLTVEEMAKVNTEEVISSFGVGSLSIPSIHMNLPILEGISQSNLSVGAGTMKSNQTVGKGNFALAGHYMTDSGLLFGGLKNVKIGDAISLTYQGEQANYQVKEVKKISANDGYVIDDTEGDGILTLITCDSSVAGTEGRLMVRANLVD
- a CDS encoding thioester domain-containing protein, which codes for MKFGKKFLAVTAVALGLISCMGNKNKVNADEVTETNQAPSSMQYHMIGGDINGYMRVKLSDGSLNYMVTHMFVNDDGEQAYCLDSELPSPNGDELTLVGQKGDEFVRAYNAGYHKSGDLNNLPVVNEQEARYATQAVMWALAGNYKVDDMVWSTPERSQEEIDRVHNAFNIIYDAAVNGTETTATAYDLQLINKFDKDGYHNFEFKTTASHDGKASISFNKEIAGMRLVNSEGKEISKDNIPLNETFYVQVPDTTATGELILSSTGYISTVHAFEYGGNASVQNVLSLVNVEDEHKVDNLKVNWTLAQGEIKVHKVDEQGKTLPGAEFTLTDQNGKQTKKVTDKNGFAQFDIQAGNVYQVEETKNPNGYNGTFVQKDITVKENGQVFEYTAKNTQNKGKITVHKKDENGRAVVGAEFTLTDEEGKKVVKVTDSEGNITFDIVSNNTYSLKETKVPTGYEGSFEKTGITLKENGQKFEYTAINKHVAKKIVQTGSENYKQKALVGLAVAVIAMGAGVGLYVVNKRKNS